The following are encoded in a window of Rubellicoccus peritrichatus genomic DNA:
- a CDS encoding RecQ family ATP-dependent DNA helicase, with protein MEQAREALKRYFGHEDFRHPQDSIVASILNRKNTLVIMPTGGGKSLCYQLPALLMEGVTLVVSPLIALMKDQVDALQARGIAAGMINSSQGWPEQRSVLGQMRSGALKLVYISPERFRAESFLSSLEGTPIAMLAIDEAHCISQWGHDFRPDYQRIGEALDKIGRPLCTAFTATATPEVREDIVQNLRLEKPEIFVAGFARPNLTFHVRKIERKVDKELRIRKLIERYRTGIIYCATRKSVEAVSAGLKIDSIPHVVYHAGMPASLRESAQNTFVTGQSPVAVATSAFGMGIDRADIRFVCHYEMPGSVEAFYQEAGRAGRDGKAAHCEMLFMYADKRIQEFFIEGANPDISLIRSVYQFVRSRVNKDMEMFLPVDEITEAMPGKINMMAVHTALGHLRKHGYIDRFDVPGKQMKGTKILQAGLHHNAIDLPEADLIEKKRRDDAKLKAIVQMAYARSCRQSWILEYFGESEIKDCGRCDECAKESNARSLSFDELATLQKALSGVARMSQRRSRYEWEPRYGKTRIQQCVLGSKDEKLLRAGLDQLSTYGILKDSGSKFVGLLFNAMEDAGLVELIDGEYPLLGLTEQGARVMYGEIEVLFEWPLTKMAGAKNQKSKQEQTATDTGLYQQLVRLRDRIRRDRGNVPAYTIFPNKVLAQLADLKPENVEAAMNIKGIGPAKAETILPAFLEVIASQNT; from the coding sequence GTGGAACAAGCGCGTGAGGCATTGAAACGGTATTTTGGACATGAGGACTTTCGTCATCCTCAAGATTCGATCGTCGCGTCCATACTGAATCGCAAAAACACGCTCGTCATCATGCCGACAGGTGGTGGCAAAAGCCTTTGCTACCAATTGCCGGCTTTGCTGATGGAAGGCGTGACTTTGGTCGTCTCACCGCTGATCGCCTTGATGAAAGACCAGGTTGATGCACTTCAGGCCCGGGGAATCGCAGCTGGCATGATAAACAGCTCCCAGGGATGGCCGGAACAGAGATCCGTTCTCGGCCAGATGCGTTCCGGGGCGCTCAAACTCGTTTATATTTCTCCGGAGCGCTTTCGTGCAGAATCCTTTTTATCTTCGCTGGAGGGAACCCCCATTGCCATGCTCGCTATCGACGAAGCCCATTGCATCAGCCAATGGGGACACGATTTCCGCCCGGATTACCAACGGATTGGCGAAGCGTTGGACAAGATAGGACGTCCGCTTTGCACGGCATTCACTGCCACAGCAACGCCAGAGGTACGCGAAGATATTGTTCAAAATCTTCGATTGGAGAAGCCAGAGATCTTCGTCGCAGGATTTGCCCGCCCTAACCTCACTTTTCATGTCCGCAAAATCGAACGCAAGGTTGATAAGGAACTACGCATCCGAAAACTCATCGAAAGATATCGAACCGGAATCATTTACTGTGCGACTCGAAAGAGTGTTGAGGCAGTTTCTGCAGGATTGAAGATCGATAGTATCCCCCATGTCGTTTACCATGCAGGAATGCCAGCATCACTCCGCGAATCCGCCCAGAATACATTTGTTACAGGCCAATCGCCCGTTGCCGTAGCGACCAGTGCGTTCGGAATGGGTATTGACCGAGCTGATATTCGTTTTGTTTGCCATTATGAAATGCCAGGCAGCGTTGAGGCATTCTATCAAGAGGCGGGACGCGCCGGACGTGATGGTAAAGCCGCTCATTGCGAAATGTTGTTCATGTATGCCGACAAACGAATACAGGAATTCTTCATCGAAGGAGCAAATCCTGATATTTCCCTGATTCGCAGTGTCTACCAATTTGTACGATCGCGGGTAAATAAAGACATGGAAATGTTTCTGCCCGTCGATGAGATCACGGAAGCCATGCCAGGCAAAATCAACATGATGGCGGTGCATACTGCACTCGGCCACCTCAGGAAACATGGTTACATCGACAGATTTGATGTTCCGGGGAAACAAATGAAAGGTACAAAAATCCTCCAGGCAGGCCTGCACCATAACGCAATTGATCTGCCAGAGGCTGACTTGATTGAGAAAAAACGCCGGGACGATGCCAAGCTCAAGGCGATCGTCCAGATGGCCTATGCCCGTAGTTGTCGGCAATCCTGGATACTCGAATACTTTGGTGAATCGGAAATAAAAGACTGCGGACGCTGTGACGAATGTGCCAAAGAAAGCAATGCACGCAGTCTGAGCTTTGACGAACTAGCAACTTTGCAAAAAGCGTTGAGTGGTGTGGCTCGAATGTCGCAAAGGAGGAGTCGCTATGAATGGGAACCGCGCTATGGCAAGACTCGTATCCAGCAGTGTGTCCTTGGCAGCAAAGATGAAAAGCTTCTACGTGCCGGCTTGGATCAGCTAAGCACTTATGGAATCCTAAAAGATTCGGGCTCAAAATTTGTCGGCCTTTTATTCAATGCGATGGAAGACGCAGGCTTGGTCGAATTGATCGATGGTGAGTATCCATTGCTGGGTCTTACCGAACAAGGAGCCCGAGTCATGTATGGAGAAATCGAGGTACTCTTTGAATGGCCCTTAACGAAAATGGCTGGAGCCAAAAATCAAAAAAGCAAACAGGAACAGACCGCCACTGATACAGGATTATACCAACAATTAGTTCGCTTACGCGACCGCATCCGCCGCGACCGTGGCAATGTTCCGGCCTACACAATTTTTCCCAACAAGGTTCTCGCCCAACTGGCTGACCTAAAACCTGAAAACGTTGAAGCAGCCATGAATATTAAGGGCATAGGGCCCGCAAAAGCAGAAACTATTTTGCCAGCGTTTCTCGAAGTCATCGCCTCACAAAATACCTGA
- a CDS encoding response regulator transcription factor codes for MKILIVEDNDRLRKSLLDYIRDEGYAADAAANGEEGLYKALNWDYDLIVLDVMLPKLDGWQVMEELRKSNRDMPVIMLTARDQVADRVKGLNFGADDYMVKPFEMDELIARIGAVLRRNKGTVNPLIKVGTIEMNTAARTVHNNGQLQQITAREYALLEILMTHQGEVVSRDYIYEHLFDERDESISNMLDVYIYKLRQKFGKNYLQTRRGMGYIFAA; via the coding sequence ATGAAGATTTTAATAGTTGAAGATAATGATCGCTTACGGAAATCACTTCTGGATTACATCCGGGATGAAGGCTACGCTGCTGATGCTGCTGCAAATGGAGAAGAGGGCCTCTACAAGGCTTTGAATTGGGATTATGACTTAATCGTCCTGGATGTGATGCTGCCTAAACTTGATGGATGGCAAGTGATGGAGGAATTGCGTAAATCGAATAGAGATATGCCGGTAATCATGTTAACCGCTCGTGATCAGGTCGCTGATCGAGTGAAAGGGCTTAACTTTGGTGCCGATGACTACATGGTGAAGCCTTTTGAGATGGATGAGCTCATTGCGCGGATTGGAGCTGTCCTTAGGCGCAATAAAGGGACAGTGAATCCACTTATCAAAGTGGGCACTATTGAAATGAATACAGCTGCCCGCACGGTACACAATAATGGTCAGTTACAGCAAATCACGGCTCGAGAATACGCGTTGCTTGAAATATTGATGACCCATCAAGGCGAAGTCGTGTCTCGCGACTACATATACGAGCACTTATTTGACGAAAGAGACGAATCTATCTCCAACATGCTGGATGTCTATATTTACAAGCTGCGGCAAAAGTTCGGCAAAAATTATCTTCAGACTCGTAGAGGCATGGGCTATATATTTGCGGCATAA
- a CDS encoding sensor histidine kinase, translating to MQADEAIVEEIFQEVQRRMSNPRFIRFIDSLNDAGMYVYVTGYDERFLYKSEGFPMDVLPIVNAAPKDRRWEFAVTDKDYILIFNLPQGQMVLGQSLATVAADLNSLMVKAIVIALLVVLITSFFGYWIIRNSLKPIKDISETAERIANGNIAEQIDTSKVRSELGQLADVLNRTFGRLGEALKRQIQFTSDASHELRTPVAAILADCQFSLKRERSPERYRETIEVCHESAQHMRSLIEDLRELADFDEKNESMVAELVDMKEFLSNVVSVMKPLAEEKGLALESELEEAMVYLDPIRMRQAVLNLLSNAVRYTDSAGEIFVRCIKRANSVVIEVCDTGIGIAPDKVQHIFERFYRADAARNADTGGVGLGLAISKSIVEANGGNISVKSTLGKGTCFRIQLRSEF from the coding sequence ATGCAAGCTGATGAGGCCATTGTAGAAGAGATTTTCCAGGAAGTGCAGCGACGGATGTCAAACCCAAGGTTTATCCGTTTTATCGATTCTTTGAATGATGCCGGCATGTACGTATATGTGACTGGTTATGATGAGCGATTTCTATATAAATCCGAGGGCTTTCCTATGGATGTTCTGCCAATCGTAAACGCTGCGCCAAAGGATCGGAGATGGGAGTTCGCAGTCACAGATAAGGACTATATTCTCATATTCAACCTTCCTCAAGGTCAAATGGTTTTGGGACAATCTCTAGCCACGGTTGCTGCTGATTTAAATAGCCTCATGGTGAAAGCCATTGTCATTGCTTTGCTGGTGGTTTTGATAACTTCGTTCTTTGGTTATTGGATAATCCGTAACTCCTTAAAACCGATTAAGGACATCAGTGAAACGGCTGAACGTATTGCAAATGGTAATATTGCCGAGCAAATTGACACAAGTAAGGTAAGATCTGAACTAGGTCAATTAGCTGATGTGCTAAACCGAACATTTGGCCGTCTGGGAGAAGCGTTAAAGCGACAGATTCAGTTTACTTCAGACGCATCTCATGAGTTACGAACACCGGTAGCTGCAATTTTGGCTGACTGTCAGTTTTCATTGAAACGTGAGCGTTCGCCGGAACGTTATCGGGAAACGATTGAAGTGTGTCATGAGTCAGCCCAGCACATGCGTTCGTTGATCGAAGACTTGAGAGAGTTGGCTGACTTTGATGAAAAGAACGAATCCATGGTTGCCGAGCTCGTGGATATGAAGGAGTTCCTTTCAAACGTCGTAAGTGTAATGAAACCGCTCGCAGAAGAAAAGGGGCTGGCTCTGGAATCCGAATTGGAAGAAGCAATGGTATATCTTGATCCTATTCGAATGCGTCAAGCTGTCCTGAATCTGCTGAGTAATGCAGTTCGTTATACAGACTCTGCTGGCGAAATTTTTGTCCGTTGTATCAAACGGGCAAATTCAGTTGTGATAGAGGTTTGCGATACTGGAATTGGAATAGCCCCGGATAAAGTCCAGCACATATTTGAACGTTTCTACCGCGCGGATGCAGCACGCAATGCCGACACCGGTGGCGTTGGGTTAGGGCTTGCGATTTCGAAGTCCATTGTCGAAGCCAATGGCGGTAACATCAGTGTTAAGAGTACGCTAGGGAAGGGAACTTGCTTTAGAATCCAATTGCGTTCTGAGTTTTAG
- a CDS encoding sensor histidine kinase produces the protein MIPFAHSIQWRIFVYYTVLIFLAVSVLFGAFYSFEKKARLDLIELQLQQRAVSAVPFFFASGPAENRIRPPNGGLGNGANRGRPGQNNAFGEGASDEGRRRPPGSFQGGPPNDSSRGLSQNIFSHEPQPLPEGEQVKARALYEEAQRRMSNPRFTGFITSLQDAGMYVYALGYGNILLYQSENFPVDVLSIAIPPTEDRGWRFTVTDKDCILMFNNRQGQMILGQSLATVAADLNNLMVKAAAIALLVVLITSFFGYWIIRNSLKPIKHISETAERIANGNIAEKIDTKKVRSELGQLADVLNRTFGRLGEALKRQIQFTSDASHELRTPVAAILADCQFSLKRERSPERYRETIEVCHESAQHMRSLIEDLRELADFDEKNESMVTELVDMKEFLSNVVSVMKPLAEEKGLVLKSELEEAMVCLDPIRMRQAVLNLLSNAVRYTDTAGEIFVRCIKRANSVVIEVCDTGIGIAPDKVQHIFERFYRADAARNADTGGVGLGLAISKSIVEANGGNISVKSTLGKGTCFRIQLRSEF, from the coding sequence TTGATACCGTTTGCACATAGTATCCAGTGGCGAATTTTCGTCTATTACACAGTACTCATTTTTCTGGCAGTATCTGTTCTGTTTGGCGCTTTTTACTCTTTTGAAAAAAAAGCGCGTTTAGACCTGATCGAGCTTCAGCTACAACAGCGAGCGGTTTCAGCGGTTCCGTTTTTCTTTGCTTCCGGACCAGCAGAAAATAGAATTAGACCGCCTAATGGTGGTTTGGGAAATGGAGCTAATCGTGGGCGTCCAGGCCAAAATAATGCCTTTGGAGAAGGAGCTTCTGATGAGGGGCGAAGGCGACCACCTGGCTCTTTTCAAGGTGGTCCGCCAAATGATTCCAGTAGGGGCCTGAGCCAGAATATATTCTCTCACGAGCCTCAACCCTTACCGGAGGGTGAGCAAGTCAAGGCGCGAGCGCTTTACGAAGAAGCGCAACGACGGATGTCAAATCCGCGGTTTACCGGTTTTATCACTTCTTTGCAGGATGCCGGTATGTATGTATATGCGCTTGGTTATGGTAATATCTTATTATATCAATCTGAGAATTTTCCTGTTGATGTTTTATCAATCGCAATCCCTCCGACAGAGGATAGGGGATGGCGGTTCACAGTCACTGATAAGGACTGCATTCTCATGTTCAATAATCGACAAGGTCAAATGATTTTAGGGCAGTCTCTGGCCACAGTTGCAGCCGATTTAAATAATCTCATGGTAAAAGCTGCTGCAATTGCTTTACTGGTGGTTTTGATAACCTCGTTCTTTGGTTATTGGATAATTCGTAACTCCTTAAAACCGATTAAGCACATTAGTGAAACGGCTGAACGTATTGCAAATGGTAATATTGCCGAGAAAATTGATACAAAAAAGGTGAGGTCGGAGTTAGGTCAATTAGCTGATGTGCTAAACCGAACATTTGGCCGTCTGGGAGAAGCGTTAAAGCGACAGATTCAGTTTACTTCAGACGCATCCCATGAGTTACGAACACCGGTAGCTGCAATTTTGGCTGACTGTCAGTTTTCATTGAAACGTGAACGTTCGCCGGAGCGTTATCGTGAGACGATTGAAGTGTGCCATGAGTCAGCCCAACACATGCGTTCGTTGATTGAGGACTTGAGAGAGTTGGCTGACTTTGATGAAAAGAACGAATCCATGGTTACCGAGCTCGTGGATATGAAGGAGTTTCTTTCAAACGTCGTAAGTGTAATGAAACCCCTTGCAGAAGAAAAAGGCCTTGTTCTTAAATCAGAACTGGAAGAAGCAATGGTATGTCTTGACCCTATTCGGATGCGTCAAGCTGTCCTGAATCTGCTGAGTAATGCAGTTCGCTATACAGACACTGCTGGTGAAATTTTTGTCCGTTGTATCAAACGTGCAAATTCAGTTGTGATCGAAGTTTGCGATACTGGAATTGGAATAGCCCCGGATAAAGTCCAGCACATATTTGAACGTTTCTACCGTGCGGATGCAGCACGCAATGCGGACACTGGTGGCGTTGGGTTAGGGCTTGCGATTTCGAAGTCCATTGTCGAAGCCAATGGTGGTAACATCAGTGTTAAGAGTACTCTTGGGAAGGGGACTTGCTTTAGAATCCAGTTGCGTTCTGAGTTTTAG
- a CDS encoding endonuclease/exonuclease/phosphatase family protein, which translates to MAKAFSVASWNVEHFQGKKERVKRVVKFLKDSSPDVFAIFEVKGKDVFAAMTAEFPGYSFHITEGPQTQEILVAAKSGLTPFFTQKVEFKGGNPFLRPGALLTIQAKSKTYTLLFLHTKSLPDPKGFGLRDFMLEKAIDFNKILKKATGAQEPNYLFMGDLNTMGMNYKFSKYDIPQTEEIARLDRFCKARGLRRLSKTFDETYGNFNRSKPLTSDLDHVVASEHLQFRSLDGKEIKVSGWNDESTLAKKKAWTEKYSDHNMLYFEVMD; encoded by the coding sequence ATGGCTAAAGCATTCTCTGTTGCCTCATGGAACGTTGAGCATTTCCAGGGGAAGAAAGAACGAGTGAAGCGCGTCGTGAAGTTTTTGAAGGATTCAAGTCCAGATGTCTTCGCGATTTTTGAAGTAAAGGGAAAGGACGTATTTGCGGCTATGACAGCCGAGTTTCCAGGATACTCCTTTCACATAACGGAAGGACCGCAGACACAGGAAATTCTGGTTGCTGCTAAATCTGGATTAACCCCGTTTTTTACACAAAAGGTTGAGTTTAAAGGTGGGAATCCTTTTTTACGACCGGGCGCTCTACTTACGATTCAGGCGAAGAGTAAAACCTACACATTGCTTTTTCTTCATACCAAGAGCCTGCCTGACCCCAAGGGATTCGGGTTGCGGGACTTCATGCTGGAGAAGGCGATCGACTTCAATAAGATCCTCAAAAAAGCGACTGGAGCTCAGGAGCCCAATTACCTTTTTATGGGTGATTTGAACACGATGGGCATGAATTACAAGTTCTCCAAATATGACATCCCTCAAACGGAGGAAATTGCTCGTCTGGATCGTTTCTGCAAGGCGAGGGGCTTACGGCGTTTGTCCAAGACTTTTGATGAGACTTATGGCAACTTCAATCGTTCGAAGCCGTTGACCAGTGATCTAGACCATGTCGTCGCAAGCGAACATCTCCAATTTCGATCACTTGATGGGAAGGAAATTAAAGTGTCTGGTTGGAACGATGAGTCCACTCTCGCCAAAAAGAAGGCATGGACAGAGAAATACTCCGACCACAATATGCTCTATTTTGAAGTGATGGATTGA
- a CDS encoding aminotransferase class I/II-fold pyridoxal phosphate-dependent enzyme — protein MSSQRFVARHVSGLPRSGIRDFFAIVSQMSDAISLGIGEPDFVTPWHIREAAIYALEKGKTSYTDNKGLIQLRREISTYVENFFKVSYHPDEEILVSVGVSEAMDIALRAIIDPGDKVLYHEPCYVSYSPSVVLAHGQAIGVPTTAEDEFAINPDRLIAAWEPGVKALILNFPTNPTGGTVSREKLERIAKFAVEKDILVISDEIYAELTYEGEHVSIASFPGMKERTIFLHGFSKAFAMTGFRIGFACSTPELTEAMMKVHQYAMMCAPILSQEAAIEALRNGEESVAKMKEQYMQRRNFICRRFNEAGLTCHVPRGTFYAFPSIASTGLSSMEFCKQVLEAEKVAVVPGTAFGPSGEGFIRASFSSSYEHLIKASDAIERFADGVRAKA, from the coding sequence ATGAGCTCACAACGATTTGTCGCACGGCATGTGTCGGGTCTACCCCGTTCGGGTATTCGCGATTTCTTTGCCATTGTTTCGCAAATGAGTGACGCAATCTCCCTCGGTATCGGGGAACCGGATTTCGTCACCCCATGGCATATTCGCGAGGCGGCAATCTACGCGTTGGAAAAAGGTAAGACCAGCTACACGGACAACAAAGGGCTTATTCAGCTACGCCGGGAAATCTCCACTTATGTAGAAAATTTCTTCAAGGTGTCCTATCATCCTGACGAAGAGATTCTGGTTAGTGTCGGCGTTTCTGAGGCGATGGATATTGCACTCCGGGCAATCATCGATCCGGGCGACAAGGTGCTTTATCACGAGCCATGCTATGTGAGCTACAGCCCGAGCGTTGTGCTTGCTCACGGCCAGGCTATTGGCGTACCGACAACAGCTGAAGACGAGTTTGCGATCAATCCGGATCGATTGATCGCCGCCTGGGAACCGGGCGTTAAAGCCTTGATTCTCAATTTCCCAACAAATCCCACTGGCGGCACCGTCAGCCGGGAGAAACTCGAGCGCATCGCAAAATTTGCAGTCGAAAAAGACATACTTGTGATCAGTGATGAGATTTATGCGGAGCTCACTTACGAGGGCGAGCATGTCAGTATCGCATCTTTTCCAGGAATGAAGGAGCGTACCATTTTCCTGCATGGATTCTCCAAGGCTTTTGCCATGACCGGATTTCGGATCGGCTTTGCCTGCTCCACACCCGAGCTGACCGAGGCCATGATGAAGGTGCATCAATACGCAATGATGTGCGCCCCTATCCTCAGTCAGGAAGCCGCAATTGAAGCGCTTCGTAATGGAGAGGAAAGTGTTGCCAAAATGAAAGAGCAATACATGCAACGACGTAATTTCATCTGCCGCCGCTTCAATGAAGCCGGACTAACCTGTCATGTCCCGCGTGGTACCTTTTACGCATTTCCTTCAATCGCATCGACAGGATTGTCTTCGATGGAATTCTGTAAGCAGGTGCTCGAAGCAGAAAAAGTCGCCGTCGTCCCGGGGACTGCCTTTGGCCCATCCGGTGAAGGGTTCATCCGTGCCAGCTTCTCCAGCAGTTACGAGCATCTGATCAAAGCAAGTGACGCGATTGAGCGTTTTGCTGATGGGGTAAGAGCAAAAGCTTAG
- a CDS encoding Lrp/AsnC family transcriptional regulator: MSKIIQLLAEGEYLSTEQMGQVLGMDNAEVEAELKRLKDEGVLLGWIPVLHPEHEDEDTVRAVIEVKINPEREDGFDRIAERISKFDRVESCYLMSGAYDLLVVLRAQNLKRVASFVFEKLASIDGVTSTATHFMLKAYKEQGHLLAQAASEADKPAVSP, encoded by the coding sequence ATGTCCAAGATCATTCAACTCTTAGCTGAAGGCGAATATCTCTCCACCGAACAGATGGGGCAAGTGCTCGGCATGGACAATGCAGAAGTCGAAGCAGAATTGAAGCGCCTGAAAGACGAAGGCGTGTTGCTAGGCTGGATTCCCGTGCTTCATCCCGAGCATGAAGACGAAGATACAGTCCGGGCTGTCATCGAAGTAAAAATCAATCCTGAGCGTGAAGACGGATTTGACCGCATTGCCGAACGCATCAGTAAGTTTGACCGGGTCGAATCCTGCTACTTGATGTCAGGCGCCTACGACTTATTGGTCGTTCTCCGTGCCCAGAACCTCAAGCGTGTTGCCTCTTTTGTCTTTGAAAAACTCGCTTCGATCGATGGAGTGACCTCGACTGCGACACATTTCATGCTCAAAGCCTACAAGGAACAAGGCCACCTCCTTGCACAAGCTGCATCTGAAGCAGATAAGCCCGCGGTCAGTCCATAG
- a CDS encoding type III polyketide synthase yields MFLQALSCKVPEYSFTQDECWDIFEQSRAAETVTDRSKGILEKVLKGDSGIDKRHFAVNDIESLFDRDAERLNHDFEAHAPELAASALTEALEKAGRKASELDALFVCTCSGYLCPGLSSYVSELLGIKQDAYLQDIVGLGCGAAIPTLRSAHNLIKADPTSTVAVIAVEICSAAFYLDNNPGVLISLCLFGDGASASIWNGRPGPSQLKATGFDTLHLPEDRELLRFINRGGKLRNKLHKTVPEKASNAVMELFERQNLSSDQYIISHAGGRDVLEAINRKLKQHPLTEATNVLRNFGNMSSPSVLFALDDFFEGDGKDESLWLTSFGAGFAAHSMQLEKT; encoded by the coding sequence ATGTTTCTTCAAGCACTTTCCTGTAAAGTCCCGGAATATTCGTTCACACAGGACGAGTGCTGGGACATATTCGAACAATCAAGAGCAGCAGAAACTGTCACTGACCGCTCAAAAGGTATTCTTGAAAAAGTACTTAAAGGCGACAGTGGGATTGATAAACGCCATTTCGCAGTAAACGATATTGAAAGTCTCTTTGATCGCGATGCCGAACGTCTCAATCATGACTTTGAAGCCCATGCACCTGAGCTGGCTGCAAGCGCACTGACCGAAGCACTTGAAAAAGCAGGACGTAAAGCCAGTGAACTCGACGCTTTGTTTGTCTGCACATGCAGCGGTTATCTCTGCCCTGGTCTGAGCAGCTATGTCTCTGAATTACTCGGCATTAAACAAGACGCCTATCTCCAGGACATTGTAGGATTGGGTTGTGGTGCAGCAATCCCCACCCTGCGCAGCGCCCATAATCTCATCAAAGCCGATCCGACATCGACTGTTGCAGTTATCGCCGTCGAGATCTGCTCCGCCGCATTTTACCTTGATAACAATCCTGGTGTCCTTATTTCCCTCTGCTTGTTTGGAGATGGGGCCAGTGCCAGTATTTGGAATGGCCGACCGGGCCCAAGCCAGCTCAAGGCCACTGGCTTTGATACCCTCCACCTGCCGGAAGATCGTGAACTGCTCCGCTTCATAAACCGGGGTGGTAAACTGCGCAACAAACTTCACAAGACTGTCCCGGAAAAAGCGAGTAATGCGGTCATGGAGTTATTCGAGCGACAGAATCTTAGTTCCGACCAATACATTATTTCCCACGCTGGCGGCCGTGATGTCCTCGAAGCAATCAACCGTAAGCTAAAGCAGCACCCGTTGACTGAAGCCACTAACGTGTTACGAAACTTTGGCAACATGAGCAGCCCCTCAGTGCTGTTCGCATTGGATGATTTTTTTGAGGGGGATGGTAAAGATGAATCCCTCTGGCTCACAAGTTTCGGTGCCGGCTTTGCAGCGCATTCAATGCAATTGGAGAAGACTTGA